A genomic window from Populus alba chromosome 19, ASM523922v2, whole genome shotgun sequence includes:
- the LOC118036184 gene encoding exopolygalacturonase, translating into MGLKVVSSAIISFSVFLLLASAAKAQSKGVFDVTKYGADKDITEALTNAWKDACASTNPSKVLIPSGTYSLRKLTLAGPCKAAIELQVDGILKAPVDPNQFSGGHWVNFGYVDKFTLSGSGTFDGQGKAAWSKSTCQKDKDCDSLPMNIRFDFITNALVRDITSRDSKNFHVNVLGCRNLTFQHFTVSAPGESVNTDGIHIGRSTGIYIIDSKIGTGDDCISVGDGTEELHITGVTCGPGHGISVGSLGKYPNEKPVSGIFVKNCTISDTTNGVRIKSWPALYGGAASNMHFEDIVMNNVQNPVIIDQVYCPWNQCSLKAPSKVKISDVSFKNIRGTSATPVVVQIACSSGIPCDKVQLADIKLAYSGPDGPAKSQCSNVKPIISGIMSASGC; encoded by the exons ATGGGCCTGAAAGTTGTATCCTCAGCAATAATATCATTctcagtatttttattgttagcaTCAGCAGCTAAAGCCCAATCAAAAGGTGTCTTCGATGTGACTAAATATGGTGCCGATAAAGATATCACAGAG GCATTAACCAATGCTTGGAAAGATGCTTGTGCTTCAACCAACCCCAGCAAAGTTCTTATTCCAAGTGGGACATACTCGTTACGGAAATTGACTCTAGCAGGTCCTTGCAAGGCTGCGATTGAGCTCCAAGTTGATGGCATATTGAAGGCACCGGTTGACCCAAATCAGTTCTCAGGAGGTCATTGGGTTAATTTCGGATACGTAGATAAATTTACATTGTCGGGAAGCGGCACTTTTGATGGGCAGGGAAAGGCTGCTTGGAGCAAAAGTACATGTCAGAAAGATAAAGATTGTGACAGCCTCCCAATG AATATAAGGTTCGATTTCATCACCAATGCATTAGTCCGAGATATAACTAGTCGAGATAGCAAGAACTTTCATGTTAACGTCTTGGGGTGCAGAAACCTCACCTTCCAGCATTTTACCGTGAGTGCACCTGGTGAGAGTGTAAACACCGATGGAATCCACATCGGCCGATCTACTGGGATCTACATTATCGATTCAAAAATTGGCACAGGCGATGATTGTATCTCCGTGGGGGATGGCACCGAAGAACTACACATCACAGGAGTAACATGTGGACCTGGCCATGGCATCAGTGTTGGAAGTTTAGGGAAATACCCCAATGAGAAACCTGTTTCTGGAATATTTGTCAAGAACTGCACCATCTCAGATACTACAAATGGCGTTAGAATAAAATCTTGGCCAGCTTTATACGGTGGTGCCGCATCTAACATGCATTTTGAGGATATTGTCATGAACAATGTCCAAAACCCTGTCATCATAGATCAAGTGTATTGCCCATGGAACCAATGCAGTCTAAAG GCTCCATCAAAAGTGAAGATCAGTGATGTTAGTTTTAAGAATATAAGGGGAACTTCCGCAACTCCGGTTGTTGTTCAGATTGCTTGCAGCAGTGGCATCCCATGTGACAAGGTGCAGCTTGCcgacattaaacttgcatataGCGGACCAGACGGCCCTGCAAAATCCCAATGTTCTAACGTTAAGCCCATAATTTCTGGGATAATGAGCGCATCCGGATGTTGA